GGTGGGGGCGATCCTGGCCGCGTCGGCGGTGGTGGCGTTGCAGGCCTCGATGTCGCCGCAGTTCGGCATGTTCGGTATTGCCGCTGGGATCGGTTTCGGCCTGTTGCTGGGGCTGGTCAACGGTGGGCTGATCGCCTTCATGCGCCTGCCGCCGTTTATCGTCACCCTCGGCGCACTCACCGCCATGCGCGGCCTGGCGCGGTTGCTGGCCGATGACAAGACGGTGTTCAACCCCGATTTGCCGTTTGCCTTTATCGGCAACGACTCAGTCCTCGGCGTGCCGTGGCTGGTGATCATCGCCGTGGCGGTGGTGGTGATGTCGTGGTTTATCTTGCGGCGCACGGTGATGGGCGTGCAGATCTACTCGGTGGGCGGCAACCCGGAAGCGGCGCGGCTGTCGGGGATCAAGGTGTGGAAGGTGCTGCTGTTCGTCTATGCCATGTCCGGTGCGCTGGCTGGCCTCGGCGCGGTGATGAGCGCCTCGCGCCTGTTCGCCGCCAACGGCCTGCAACTGGGGCAGTCCTATGAACTGGACGCGATTGCCGCGGTGATCCTGGGCGGCACCAGCTTTACCGGCGGCGTCGGCACCATCGGCGGCACGCTGATCGGCGCCCTGATCATCGCGGTGCTCACCAATGGCCTGGTGCTGCTGGGGGTATCGGATATCTGGCAGTACATCATCAAGGGCATCGTGATCATCGGCGCGGTGGCGCTGGATCGCTATCGCCAGTCCGGCGCCCGTACCTGAGTTCACTCCTACAACAATCACAAGAGAGACCCCCATGAACATCAAACGCATCTTTCCCGTCATTGCCTTGGCTGCCCTGATGTCCCAAGCCGTGCAAGCCCGCGAACTCAAGGCCCTGGGCATCAGCATGGGCTCGTTGGGCAACCCGTATTTCGTGACCCTGGCCGACGGCGCCACGGCGCGGGCCAAGGAACTCAACCCCAACGTCAAGGTGACGTCGGTGTCGGCGGACTATGACCTGAGCAAGCAGTTCTCGCAGATCGACAACTTCATCTCGTCCAGGGTCGACCTGATCCTGATCAACGCCGTCGACCCGTCCGCCATGGCCTCGGCGATCAAGAAAGCGCGGGACGCCGGGATTGTGGTGGTGGCGGTGGATGTGGATGCCAAGGGCGTCAACGCCACGGTGCAGACCGACAACGTCGAAGCCGGCAAACTGGCCTGCCAGTACCTGGTGGACAAGCTCTCGGGCAAGGGCAACGTGATCATCCAGAACGGCCCGCAAGTCACCGCCGTGACGGATCGAGTCAAAGGCTGCAAGGCCGCCCTGGCCGGCGCGCCCGACATCAAGGTGCTGTCCGACGATCAGGACGGCAAAGGCTCGCGTGAAGGCGGCTTGAACGTGATGCAGGGTTACCTCACGCGCTTTGCGAAGATCGACGGCCTGTTCGCGATCAACGACCCGCAAGCCATTGGCAGCGATCTGGCGGCCAAGCAGCTCAAGCGCAGCGGCATCATTATCACCTCGGTGGACGGCGCGCCGGATATCGAGAACGCGCTCAAGACCGACACCCAGATCCAGGCCTCCGCCAGCCAGGACCCGTGGGCCATGGCCCAGACCGCCGTGGATGTAGGCAACGACCTGCTCAACGACAAAGCCCCGGCTGAAGCGGTGACCTTGCTCACGCCCAAGCTGATCACCCGTGACAACGTGGGCACCTACAGCGGCTGGTCGAGCAAACATTGAGTCGTTGACCCAAGGGGATAGCGCCATGGTCACCATGGATGACGTGGCACGCAGCGCCGGGGTATCGACGTCGACGGTGTCCCATGTGTTGAACGGGACGCGCAAGGTCAGCCCGGCGACGGTGCAGGCGGTGCAGCGGGCGATTCAGGCGTTGGGCTATACGCCCAACACCCTGGCCCGCTCGCTGGCACGGTCGAGTACCAGCACCATCGGCGTGGCGATCTCGGCGCTGTCCAACCATTACTTCAGCGAGACGGTGCACGCGATTGAAACCGAGTGCGCCCGGCACGGCTACATGATGCTGTTCGTCGACACCCACGACGACCCGGAGCAAGAGTTGCGGGTCGTTACTGCGCTGCATCACCGGCGGGTCGACGGGATTGTACTGGCGCCGTCGAACGGCTCGCGGGCCCTGGAGTACCTGCGCACCAACGAGATTCCGGCCGTGCTGGTGGATCGCATGATGAGCGAGCAGTTCGACCAGGTCGGGGTGGAGAACAGCCAGGCCACCCAGGCGTTGATCGCACACCTGATTGCCCACGGGCACCGCCGCATCGGCTTTATCGCCGGGCGCAGCGGTTTCAGTACCACCGATGAGCGGGTGGCGGGATACCACGCCGCGCTGCAGGCGGCGGGGCTGGCGTTCGATCCGCAGTTGCTGGTCAACGGCGGCTCCAACACCGAACCGGCACGCCAGGCCACCCAGCAGTTGCTGAACCTGGCCGAGCCGCCCACGGCCATCATGGCCGGCAATAACCTGATGACCCTCGGTGCCATGCACGCCCTGCGAGACGCCCACCTCGACGTGCCGGGGCACATGGCCCTGGTGGGCTTCGATGATTTCGACTGGGCGGATTTTTTCGTGCCGCGCCTGACGTTGATCGCCCAGCCGGTCCAGCAACTGGGCGCCCGTGCTGTCGAGCTGTTGTTGCAACGCATGGCAACTCCCACTGCACCCAAAC
This region of Pseudomonas sp. MUP55 genomic DNA includes:
- a CDS encoding LacI family DNA-binding transcriptional regulator encodes the protein MVTMDDVARSAGVSTSTVSHVLNGTRKVSPATVQAVQRAIQALGYTPNTLARSLARSSTSTIGVAISALSNHYFSETVHAIETECARHGYMMLFVDTHDDPEQELRVVTALHHRRVDGIVLAPSNGSRALEYLRTNEIPAVLVDRMMSEQFDQVGVENSQATQALIAHLIAHGHRRIGFIAGRSGFSTTDERVAGYHAALQAAGLAFDPQLLVNGGSNTEPARQATQQLLNLAEPPTAIMAGNNLMTLGAMHALRDAHLDVPGHMALVGFDDFDWADFFVPRLTLIAQPVQQLGARAVELLLQRMATPTAPKHSVRLAPRLHVRHSCGCD
- a CDS encoding ABC transporter substrate-binding protein — encoded protein: MNIKRIFPVIALAALMSQAVQARELKALGISMGSLGNPYFVTLADGATARAKELNPNVKVTSVSADYDLSKQFSQIDNFISSRVDLILINAVDPSAMASAIKKARDAGIVVVAVDVDAKGVNATVQTDNVEAGKLACQYLVDKLSGKGNVIIQNGPQVTAVTDRVKGCKAALAGAPDIKVLSDDQDGKGSREGGLNVMQGYLTRFAKIDGLFAINDPQAIGSDLAAKQLKRSGIIITSVDGAPDIENALKTDTQIQASASQDPWAMAQTAVDVGNDLLNDKAPAEAVTLLTPKLITRDNVGTYSGWSSKH
- a CDS encoding ABC transporter permease subunit; this translates as MAELNIATTTTGKAERVRELMRTVGMLPVLVLLLVGFALASENFMTMQNLSIITQQASVNVVLAAGMTFVILTAGIDLSVGAILAASAVVALQASMSPQFGMFGIAAGIGFGLLLGLVNGGLIAFMRLPPFIVTLGALTAMRGLARLLADDKTVFNPDLPFAFIGNDSVLGVPWLVIIAVAVVVMSWFILRRTVMGVQIYSVGGNPEAARLSGIKVWKVLLFVYAMSGALAGLGAVMSASRLFAANGLQLGQSYELDAIAAVILGGTSFTGGVGTIGGTLIGALIIAVLTNGLVLLGVSDIWQYIIKGIVIIGAVALDRYRQSGART